One window of Salegentibacter sp. Hel_I_6 genomic DNA carries:
- a CDS encoding restriction endonuclease subunit S: MSQYVKYDMRPWQEVLTIKNGKNQKKVANPNGEFPIYGSGGVMGYADNFLCRAGSTIIGRKGSINNPIYVNENFWNVDTAFGLEAGDDLDAKFLYYFCITYNFLKHNKATTLPSLTKADLLKIEMPLPPLKTQHKIAAILDEADKLRRLNKKLIKKYEQLSQSLFLEMFGDPVSNSKNFDTPSLSSITTKIGSGATPKGGKEAYFSEGISLIRSLNIHNNNFKYKNLAFIDEGQAKRLSNVTVEENDVLFNITGASVCRTAIVPNGILPARVNQHVAILRPKKNKLNSIFLCHLLISKNFQKKLEDLASKGGATRQAINKSQLENLPIPLPKIEQQLGFEKSIHMLEKQKTQAQQALAQSEELFNSLMQRAFKGELVK; this comes from the coding sequence ATGAGTCAATATGTAAAATATGATATGCGACCTTGGCAAGAGGTGTTGACCATAAAAAATGGCAAAAATCAAAAAAAAGTTGCAAACCCAAATGGGGAGTTTCCTATTTATGGTAGCGGTGGAGTTATGGGTTACGCTGATAATTTTCTATGTAGGGCAGGTAGCACTATAATAGGAAGAAAGGGATCAATCAACAATCCTATCTACGTTAATGAAAACTTTTGGAATGTTGACACAGCTTTTGGCCTAGAAGCTGGAGATGATTTAGATGCAAAATTTCTTTACTACTTCTGTATAACCTATAATTTTCTTAAACATAACAAAGCCACTACTCTTCCAAGTTTGACTAAGGCAGATTTGTTGAAAATTGAGATGCCACTCCCTCCCCTAAAAACCCAGCATAAGATCGCGGCCATTTTAGATGAGGCCGATAAGCTGCGCCGGTTGAATAAAAAGCTGATCAAAAAATACGAGCAGCTTAGTCAGAGTTTGTTTTTGGAGATGTTTGGGGATCCGGTGAGTAATTCTAAAAATTTCGACACACCTTCATTAAGTTCAATAACAACTAAAATTGGAAGTGGCGCGACACCTAAAGGAGGGAAAGAAGCATATTTTTCAGAAGGCATTAGCCTTATCCGAAGTTTGAACATTCATAATAATAATTTCAAATATAAAAATTTGGCTTTTATTGATGAGGGTCAAGCAAAGAGATTGAGTAATGTTACTGTTGAGGAAAATGATGTGCTTTTTAATATCACAGGTGCTTCTGTTTGTAGAACTGCAATTGTACCTAATGGTATACTACCAGCAAGAGTTAATCAACATGTAGCAATATTAAGACCAAAAAAGAATAAACTAAATTCGATATTTCTCTGTCATTTGCTAATATCGAAGAATTTTCAAAAAAAATTAGAAGATTTGGCTTCAAAAGGTGGAGCAACTAGACAGGCCATCAACAAATCTCAACTTGAAAATTTACCCATTCCATTGCCTAAGATTGAACAACAATTAGGTTTTGAAAAATCTATCCATATGTTAGAAAAACAAAAAACTCAAGCTCAACAGGCACTGGCGCAGAGTGAAGAATTGTTCAACAGTTTGATGCAGCGGGCTTTTAAGGGGGAGTTGGTGAAATAG
- a CDS encoding cold-shock protein, with amino-acid sequence MTGSQIIRDLKISVYELLEYGRLLEVNLKDPKVEISNQTFQQIKDLHNNEITRDRVFEIAMTQKADVIGAFRDDQVYKIPAKIKWFGNESTGGDYGFLEAPVLGDVFFHYDAVENIERANLRSEKFVLAELPKNDFEINKKKSASKVLDLEAEKDIFFMLHCFSRIFRSATANLRNYNEGPDTILEQFHKNIHELQFDIGETERIYFTKLVLQLIREKYIPYKVNIHFERLIRVFKSENFTPKNKEEIDEITRKFILKENYNFGEFNFVLEFRNFCDLNIDWELDESIREVSPEKDLYYWWSKHKLNVPVVYILDNIIEKVILTPEGSKNSLDRLSEEELNELFRKVFQNILNDQENRYTSEQIGGFVKLSFDFNKSLDLSLLGEERLFELWNGEYIDYFPVNAVRAYLKNKRKEELESEKDTLFISVKRAREFIKKLDSQHLRDLVASIALDDDKIKTPAQFAEIKYLFDNLGRSKAEEIGIVDLALEYSNEFYKLQLFIADFTDNIDYDEAVLYTGILESKKQKLFFKKLIKLIEEKKLQLSLEDLNRVITIDYETSEGAREIDGVGLDFSLSVILKILNDLKSKELTKTETIFSIVASQIKRPSDLLVIDGFFDSCDGRGIIEPKEKSPGDDAITQEFRTVKSEKRKPRFSTICDGRKAINRATGEPSLCQKSGKEFWWCENDKCFEIARKPHKPLHWKDYSLADILRVLEIEYNENQYEKLLGIINRANRYFEHLSCRKCNKILKPADKDNYGFYRVSNFQCQDKECEEHNNIIYLSHCANGACQDIVDSRDSVKCKPEGYHQNCGWYICNNCFACCSSEKISGRVNAYNFSGQEYKCHTEGHRDKGILCCNKCGEEMTEKEQHGKLYKKQLDWFIEQKENHRNIVKYGTRRDGKWWFIWSQGTFSFEDFRKHLKNLYSTGFNIPDYNILENTTQLIAEPYRENNAPVFICSSCDNIYKTTDLEEFDYARQNSISKYHNRIFTNQNVE; translated from the coding sequence ATGACAGGAAGCCAGATTATAAGAGATTTAAAAATTTCAGTTTATGAGCTTTTAGAATATGGAAGGCTGCTGGAAGTAAACCTGAAAGATCCCAAAGTTGAAATTTCAAACCAGACTTTTCAGCAAATTAAAGATTTACATAATAATGAAATAACCAGAGACCGCGTTTTTGAAATAGCAATGACCCAAAAAGCAGATGTTATTGGAGCCTTTAGGGATGATCAAGTTTATAAAATTCCAGCTAAGATAAAATGGTTTGGAAATGAATCTACGGGTGGTGATTATGGTTTTTTAGAAGCCCCCGTATTAGGAGATGTCTTTTTTCATTATGACGCCGTAGAAAATATCGAAAGGGCTAATTTAAGATCTGAAAAATTTGTTTTGGCAGAGTTGCCAAAGAATGATTTTGAGATAAATAAAAAGAAATCAGCAAGTAAAGTATTGGATTTAGAAGCAGAAAAAGATATTTTCTTTATGCTTCACTGCTTCTCACGAATTTTCAGATCGGCTACTGCCAATCTGCGTAATTATAATGAAGGGCCAGATACCATTCTGGAACAGTTTCATAAAAACATACACGAGCTTCAGTTTGATATAGGAGAGACTGAAAGAATTTATTTTACAAAGCTTGTTTTACAACTTATCCGGGAAAAATATATTCCATATAAGGTGAATATTCACTTTGAAAGATTAATTCGGGTATTCAAGAGTGAAAACTTCACACCTAAAAATAAGGAAGAGATAGATGAAATTACCAGGAAGTTTATACTCAAAGAGAACTATAATTTTGGCGAATTTAATTTTGTCCTGGAATTTAGAAACTTTTGTGATCTAAATATAGATTGGGAACTCGATGAGTCTATTCGTGAGGTTTCTCCAGAGAAGGATTTATATTATTGGTGGAGCAAACATAAACTGAATGTTCCTGTAGTCTATATTTTAGATAATATAATCGAAAAGGTAATTCTAACTCCCGAGGGTAGTAAGAATAGTTTAGATAGGCTTTCTGAGGAGGAGCTTAATGAGTTATTTAGAAAGGTATTTCAAAATATCTTAAATGATCAAGAAAATAGATATACCTCAGAACAGATAGGTGGTTTTGTTAAGCTTTCATTTGACTTCAATAAGAGTTTGGATTTAAGTCTGTTGGGGGAAGAAAGATTATTTGAATTATGGAATGGAGAATATATAGATTATTTCCCTGTAAATGCTGTAAGAGCATACCTTAAAAATAAACGAAAAGAGGAATTAGAATCAGAAAAGGATACTCTTTTTATATCCGTAAAAAGAGCTAGAGAATTTATAAAGAAACTAGATTCCCAGCATCTTCGAGATTTAGTGGCATCTATAGCTCTCGATGATGATAAAATAAAAACTCCGGCACAGTTTGCGGAAATTAAATATTTATTTGACAATTTAGGGAGAAGTAAAGCCGAGGAAATCGGTATAGTTGATTTAGCGCTTGAGTATTCTAATGAATTTTATAAGCTACAATTATTTATTGCAGATTTCACAGATAATATAGACTATGATGAAGCTGTCCTTTATACCGGAATTTTAGAAAGTAAAAAACAGAAGCTGTTTTTTAAAAAGCTTATTAAGCTAATAGAAGAAAAAAAGCTTCAGCTGAGTCTGGAAGATTTAAACAGGGTTATTACTATTGATTATGAAACCAGTGAAGGCGCCAGGGAAATAGATGGTGTTGGCCTGGATTTTAGTTTAAGTGTTATTCTTAAAATTCTAAATGATTTAAAGAGTAAAGAGCTTACCAAAACAGAAACTATATTTAGTATTGTTGCAAGTCAGATAAAACGGCCCAGTGACCTGTTGGTAATTGATGGCTTTTTTGACTCATGCGATGGAAGAGGTATTATTGAGCCAAAAGAAAAATCACCGGGAGATGATGCTATTACACAGGAATTTAGAACTGTAAAAAGTGAAAAGCGGAAACCGAGGTTTTCGACGATTTGCGATGGTAGAAAAGCCATAAACAGGGCCACCGGAGAGCCATCTCTTTGTCAGAAATCAGGAAAAGAATTTTGGTGGTGTGAAAATGATAAATGCTTTGAAATTGCCAGAAAACCTCATAAGCCCTTACACTGGAAAGATTATAGTTTGGCCGATATTTTACGGGTTCTGGAAATAGAATACAATGAAAATCAATATGAAAAACTACTTGGAATTATTAATCGGGCGAATAGGTATTTTGAACATCTCAGCTGTCGAAAATGTAATAAAATTCTTAAACCGGCAGATAAGGACAATTACGGTTTCTATAGAGTAAGTAATTTTCAATGTCAGGATAAGGAATGTGAGGAGCACAATAATATTATTTACTTATCACACTGTGCTAATGGAGCTTGCCAGGATATTGTAGATAGCAGGGATTCGGTAAAATGCAAGCCTGAAGGTTACCATCAAAACTGTGGATGGTATATCTGTAACAATTGTTTTGCCTGTTGTAGCTCTGAAAAAATTAGCGGCAGAGTAAATGCTTATAATTTTTCCGGTCAAGAATACAAATGCCATACCGAGGGGCATCGGGACAAAGGGATATTGTGCTGTAATAAGTGCGGAGAGGAAATGACCGAGAAGGAACAACACGGCAAACTTTATAAGAAACAACTAGATTGGTTTATCGAGCAAAAAGAAAACCATAGAAATATTGTGAAATATGGTACGCGTCGAGATGGGAAATGGTGGTTTATTTGGAGCCAGGGGACTTTTTCTTTTGAGGATTTTAGAAAACATTTAAAAAACCTGTATTCTACTGGGTTTAATATACCCGATTATAATATTTTAGAAAATACTACGCAGTTAATTGCGGAACCATATCGAGAGAATAACGCACCAGTTTTTATTTGCTCTTCCTGTGATAATATATATAAAACTACAGATTTAGAGGAATTTGATTATGCCAGGCAAAACAGTATTTCTAAATATCACAACAGAATTTTTACCAATCAGAATGTTGAATAA
- a CDS encoding DEAD/DEAH box helicase family protein has product MSNFNFLQKEFPGIYKEAFNAENHTFREPRYSALLSRSTLEKAIYWLYENDVDLELPYDTKLGALLHNQDFKDILKPTMFRELDVIRLAGNNAAHGKKVSQYEALQSIKNLYRFSSFISVYYSEENPEIPLFNEAIIPHGKTEDRKLKEIKQVAEKLQEELKQMKAEAEKQKDLSAQNELLNLQLKQQEEKLKTRKEERKKTTDPDKAIPPLTSEVETRKQLIDLLLREAGWENLETGKDLEFKVNGMPPSTNPSGIGYVDYVLWGRNGLPLAVVEAKKSLYDAAKGKHQAFLYAGCLEKEFNQRPIIFYSNGFETKLWDDTFYPEREVQGFYTQDELQLLVDRRQSRTDIREYIANPDIAGRPYQLEAIQRVSESFVTLKDSQLKGKARKALLVMATGSGKTRTAASIVDMLTKSNWVKRVLFLADRNALVTQAKNSFKEHLPHLSAIDLTKEVEDTGTRMVFSTYPTIMNKIDSLKSEEGRFYGVGHFDLVIIDEAHRSVYQKYRSIFEYFDSLLIGLTATPKKEIDKNTYSLFEIEDDNPTFSYELDQAVKDEFLVPPKAIEVPIKFPLEGVKYKELPEKDKVQYEELFGDPTTGTVSIEEIDKGKINTWLFNKDTVDKVLAHLMENGIKVGGGDKLGKTIIFAKNHKHAIFIEERFNKNYPEYGGSFLRVIDNQADKAQDLLEKFCDDKEEMEPQIAVSVDMMDTGVDAPRVVNLVFFKRVRSYSKYWQMIGRGTRLRPNLFAPKEDKEHFMIFDFCANFDFFEEFPDGISATTSKPLSQQIFEAKLDLVITLRNKSDTSEQEDQLMTDFTNNLHKTISDLNEDRYLVRNSWRQVKEYKDRKRWDNLSKGDENDIKKHLSKLPTFKDDEDELAKRFDLLILNLHLALLSGSRAQENYINRIYSIGNQLEKKRNIPAVAAKINTVREIQDMEFWKQVSLMQLEKVREDIRSLIQFIDKETQDPVYANFEDYLNKDGVKERDILPTYTRMKSYKDRVEAFIRKNKNQLVIDKLYKNIPITEKELKSLESFFASEELGSKEEFKSQLNGEPLGKFVRKIVGLDVQVVNQLFSDLIQDENLNANQITFIQKVIDYLNKNGTLDKKLLSSSVLVQSYERGILDLFKGENERISKIISIVDKVNENAGIA; this is encoded by the coding sequence ATGAGCAACTTTAATTTTCTACAAAAAGAATTTCCGGGCATCTATAAAGAAGCTTTCAATGCAGAGAATCATACTTTTCGGGAGCCGAGATACTCAGCGCTACTTTCAAGAAGTACTTTAGAGAAAGCTATTTATTGGCTCTATGAAAATGATGTAGATCTTGAATTGCCTTACGATACAAAATTGGGAGCTCTTCTTCACAATCAGGATTTTAAGGATATCCTAAAGCCTACAATGTTTAGGGAACTTGATGTTATTCGGCTTGCTGGAAATAATGCAGCTCACGGTAAGAAAGTGAGTCAGTATGAGGCTCTTCAATCTATTAAAAATCTATATCGATTTTCATCTTTTATCAGCGTTTACTATAGCGAAGAAAATCCGGAGATTCCTTTATTTAATGAAGCTATAATTCCACATGGGAAAACTGAAGATCGTAAACTAAAGGAAATAAAACAGGTTGCCGAGAAGCTGCAGGAAGAACTAAAGCAAATGAAAGCCGAAGCCGAAAAGCAAAAAGACCTTTCGGCTCAAAATGAGCTTTTAAATCTTCAGCTAAAGCAACAAGAAGAGAAACTAAAGACCAGAAAAGAGGAGCGTAAAAAGACTACAGATCCCGATAAAGCTATTCCGCCTTTAACTTCAGAAGTTGAAACCCGTAAACAATTAATAGACTTGCTGTTACGAGAGGCTGGCTGGGAAAATTTAGAGACTGGAAAAGACCTGGAATTTAAAGTTAATGGTATGCCTCCTTCCACCAACCCAAGCGGAATTGGTTACGTAGATTATGTGTTATGGGGTCGCAACGGTTTACCTTTAGCTGTAGTAGAAGCAAAGAAAAGTCTCTACGATGCTGCAAAAGGAAAACACCAGGCTTTTTTGTATGCAGGCTGTTTAGAGAAAGAATTTAACCAGAGGCCCATAATATTTTATTCAAATGGTTTCGAAACCAAGTTATGGGACGATACCTTTTATCCTGAAAGAGAAGTTCAGGGTTTCTATACGCAGGATGAATTGCAGCTTCTTGTAGACAGGCGGCAATCCAGAACTGATATTAGGGAATATATAGCTAATCCTGATATTGCCGGCAGGCCTTATCAGCTTGAAGCAATTCAAAGGGTGTCTGAAAGTTTTGTTACTTTAAAAGATAGTCAATTAAAGGGTAAAGCCAGAAAAGCTTTACTGGTAATGGCTACAGGTAGCGGAAAAACCCGTACTGCAGCTTCTATTGTAGATATGCTTACAAAATCTAACTGGGTGAAAAGAGTGCTTTTCCTGGCAGACAGGAATGCATTAGTTACTCAGGCTAAAAATTCTTTTAAAGAGCACCTTCCTCATCTTTCTGCAATAGATCTTACCAAGGAAGTTGAAGATACCGGGACCAGGATGGTTTTTTCTACCTATCCTACTATAATGAACAAAATAGATAGTCTTAAATCTGAAGAGGGTAGATTCTATGGTGTGGGACATTTTGATCTAGTTATAATCGATGAGGCACACAGGTCAGTTTATCAAAAATATAGATCTATTTTTGAATATTTCGATAGTCTGCTTATAGGATTAACTGCAACCCCTAAAAAAGAGATAGACAAGAATACCTATTCCCTGTTTGAAATTGAAGATGATAACCCAACCTTTTCTTATGAGCTTGATCAGGCTGTAAAGGATGAATTTTTGGTTCCTCCAAAAGCTATTGAAGTACCCATAAAATTTCCACTGGAAGGTGTGAAGTATAAAGAACTCCCGGAAAAGGACAAAGTGCAATATGAAGAGCTCTTTGGGGATCCTACTACCGGAACAGTAAGTATAGAAGAAATTGACAAAGGAAAAATAAACACCTGGCTATTCAATAAAGATACGGTAGATAAGGTGTTAGCTCATTTGATGGAAAATGGTATTAAAGTTGGGGGCGGGGATAAATTAGGGAAAACAATCATTTTTGCTAAGAACCATAAGCACGCAATTTTTATTGAGGAACGTTTTAATAAGAACTATCCGGAATATGGAGGTTCTTTTCTAAGAGTGATAGATAACCAGGCCGATAAAGCTCAAGATTTGCTGGAGAAATTTTGCGATGATAAAGAGGAAATGGAACCTCAAATTGCGGTTTCAGTAGATATGATGGATACCGGAGTAGATGCACCCCGGGTAGTAAATCTTGTATTTTTTAAAAGGGTAAGATCGTATTCTAAATATTGGCAAATGATTGGCCGGGGTACAAGACTAAGACCAAATCTTTTTGCGCCCAAAGAAGACAAAGAGCATTTTATGATTTTTGACTTTTGTGCCAATTTTGATTTTTTTGAGGAATTTCCAGATGGAATCTCTGCTACCACCAGCAAACCTCTTTCTCAACAAATCTTTGAAGCGAAATTGGATCTTGTGATTACCCTTAGAAACAAGTCAGATACTTCTGAGCAAGAAGATCAGTTAATGACAGATTTCACCAATAACCTTCATAAAACCATTAGTGATCTTAATGAAGATCGGTATTTAGTAAGAAACTCCTGGAGGCAAGTTAAAGAATATAAAGACAGGAAGAGGTGGGATAATTTAAGTAAGGGAGATGAAAATGATATTAAAAAGCACCTCTCTAAACTCCCCACGTTTAAAGATGATGAAGATGAACTAGCGAAAAGATTTGATCTTCTAATTCTTAATTTGCATCTCGCTTTATTGAGTGGTAGCCGAGCGCAGGAGAATTATATAAATAGAATTTATTCTATCGGAAATCAATTGGAGAAAAAACGAAATATTCCTGCTGTAGCAGCTAAAATTAATACAGTTAGAGAAATACAGGATATGGAATTTTGGAAACAGGTTTCCTTAATGCAATTAGAAAAAGTAAGAGAGGACATAAGATCTTTAATCCAGTTTATTGATAAAGAAACTCAGGATCCGGTTTATGCAAATTTTGAAGATTATTTAAACAAGGACGGTGTAAAAGAAAGAGATATTCTGCCTACTTACACCCGTATGAAGAGTTACAAGGATAGGGTGGAAGCATTTATCCGAAAAAATAAAAATCAGTTAGTAATAGACAAGCTTTACAAGAACATCCCAATAACTGAAAAAGAACTTAAATCTCTAGAGAGCTTTTTTGCCAGTGAAGAATTAGGTTCAAAAGAGGAGTTTAAAAGTCAGCTTAATGGAGAACCGCTGGGCAAATTTGTTCGAAAAATTGTAGGTCTGGATGTGCAGGTTGTTAACCAGCTTTTTAGTGATTTAATACAGGATGAAAATCTCAATGCTAACCAAATAACCTTTATACAAAAGGTAATTGATTACCTGAATAAAAATGGAACCTTAGATAAAAAACTATTGTCTTCTTCAGTTTTGGTGCAATCCTATGAGAGGGGGATATTAGATTTATTTAAAGGAGAGAATGAAAGGATAAGTAAGATTATTTCTATTGTAGACAAGGTAAATGAGAATGCGGGGATAGCATAA
- a CDS encoding McrB family protein gives MSFHPKKIKEKHVIAAVSKIQTEQPELRPSTRWLVRIGEDTYPPKEIMQYAREQYDGSDYWSYGGGPPTNKYLERMGFEILDMNTGADPLQIFINKYKKHLAKNGLMDEAYKWQLVEEYKGRPDIRKEDLENELRSINFSNLVYGNAITAMRHIANQRTEEYRECFLKLFNEENSLKDRIQSFDNKTSELFHSIFPENNLSHHQDERTISIFLSYRFPDKYTFYKDSYYKKFCKALGIKHKPKGLKYIHYLELINGFIDDYISKDQELLNMVEQLLPDNAYKDDNNLLLAQDILYTVLDKKNKSGDEDSGIDDIEENNLEIMGIPLNQILYGPPGTGKTFKTKELALNIVEPDFDTEKTDARNEINQKYESHYKKKSIHFTTFHQSWGYEDFVEGIKPILNSTESDSNTVNYCIEAGIFKKCCAYAAHNCYKLMKEQQRNSSIEYDFDELYEAFIDQYRNIDFEPTFPTLTGREVEIFEINKNDSIRARAKGSTSIHVAPLTKENIQKLYDSYPDIDDINNLQEVKETVGVSPRTTEFYAIFKGLKEFENQKFKPVEKENTDLEVNTVDETDIIKKFDAGVYNNAVIQFSQKANPVVLIIDEINRGNVSAVFGELITLLENDKRLGAKEALSVELAYSKSNFGIPSNLYIIGTMNTADRSVEALDTALRRRFSFEEVMPEADLLNHINFEDFNLGDLLNNINERIEVLLDRDHTIGHSYFIKIKSGDIDALREAFENKIIPLLQEYFYHDYEKIALILGEGFVERKESNVSFAKFDNLDKPELLHSYELRKNIGDIEAAIRKLLNRGDEKAT, from the coding sequence ATGAGTTTCCATCCAAAGAAAATAAAAGAAAAACATGTAATAGCTGCAGTTTCAAAAATCCAAACTGAGCAACCTGAGTTAAGACCTTCTACCAGATGGTTGGTTAGAATTGGAGAGGATACTTATCCTCCGAAAGAAATTATGCAATATGCAAGAGAGCAATATGATGGTTCGGATTATTGGAGCTATGGAGGAGGCCCGCCTACTAATAAATATTTAGAAAGAATGGGTTTCGAAATTCTAGATATGAATACTGGAGCCGATCCATTACAAATATTTATCAATAAATATAAAAAGCATTTAGCAAAAAATGGCTTAATGGACGAGGCTTATAAATGGCAGTTAGTAGAAGAATACAAAGGACGACCAGATATAAGAAAAGAAGATTTAGAAAATGAACTTAGATCAATTAATTTCTCAAATTTAGTATATGGAAATGCCATTACGGCAATGCGCCATATTGCTAATCAACGAACCGAAGAATATCGAGAATGCTTCTTAAAGTTATTTAATGAAGAAAATTCACTTAAGGATAGGATTCAAAGTTTTGATAATAAAACCTCGGAGCTTTTCCATTCAATATTTCCAGAAAACAATTTAAGTCATCATCAAGATGAACGAACTATATCGATCTTTTTGTCATATCGGTTTCCAGATAAATACACATTTTATAAAGACTCCTATTATAAAAAGTTTTGCAAGGCTTTAGGAATAAAACATAAGCCCAAGGGGCTAAAATATATTCATTATCTAGAGTTGATTAATGGTTTTATAGATGATTATATTTCTAAGGATCAGGAATTGCTAAATATGGTAGAACAGTTGCTGCCGGACAATGCCTACAAAGATGATAATAATCTTCTATTGGCACAGGACATCCTTTATACCGTATTGGATAAAAAAAATAAATCTGGAGATGAGGATTCAGGAATTGATGATATAGAAGAAAACAATTTAGAAATTATGGGCATACCGCTTAATCAAATTCTTTACGGGCCTCCGGGAACAGGTAAGACTTTTAAAACAAAAGAGTTAGCTCTCAATATTGTAGAGCCAGATTTTGATACAGAAAAAACTGATGCTCGGAATGAGATAAATCAGAAATATGAAAGTCATTATAAGAAGAAGAGCATCCATTTTACGACTTTTCATCAATCCTGGGGTTACGAGGATTTCGTAGAAGGAATTAAGCCAATACTTAATTCAACTGAAAGTGATTCAAACACAGTTAACTATTGTATTGAAGCTGGTATTTTTAAAAAGTGTTGTGCTTACGCTGCACACAACTGCTACAAATTGATGAAGGAACAGCAGAGAAACTCATCAATTGAATACGATTTTGATGAATTGTATGAGGCTTTTATAGATCAGTATAGAAATATTGATTTTGAACCAACATTCCCAACATTGACTGGTCGTGAAGTTGAGATTTTCGAAATAAATAAAAATGATTCGATAAGGGCTAGGGCAAAAGGTTCAACATCTATTCACGTTGCGCCTCTAACAAAAGAAAATATTCAGAAGCTATATGATTCTTATCCAGACATTGATGATATAAATAATCTTCAAGAAGTTAAGGAAACAGTTGGAGTGAGTCCTAGAACTACAGAATTTTATGCGATTTTTAAAGGATTAAAAGAATTTGAGAATCAAAAATTTAAACCGGTAGAAAAAGAAAATACCGATTTAGAGGTTAATACGGTAGATGAAACTGATATTATTAAAAAGTTTGATGCCGGTGTGTACAACAATGCCGTTATTCAATTTTCACAGAAGGCCAATCCTGTAGTATTAATTATTGATGAAATTAATCGAGGAAATGTATCTGCTGTCTTTGGAGAATTGATAACACTTTTAGAGAATGATAAAAGATTAGGTGCAAAGGAAGCTCTAAGTGTTGAATTAGCATATTCTAAATCAAATTTCGGAATCCCGTCCAATCTTTACATAATTGGCACAATGAATACAGCCGATAGGAGTGTGGAAGCTCTTGATACGGCCTTAAGAAGACGTTTTTCTTTTGAGGAAGTAATGCCTGAAGCCGATTTATTGAATCACATAAATTTTGAAGACTTCAATTTGGGGGATTTATTAAATAACATTAATGAAAGGATTGAAGTCCTATTGGATCGAGATCACACGATAGGTCATTCTTACTTTATTAAAATAAAAAGTGGAGATATTGATGCTTTGCGTGAAGCTTTTGAAAACAAAATCATTCCATTACTCCAGGAATATTTTTATCACGATTATGAAAAAATTGCTTTGATCCTTGGCGAGGGCTTTGTAGAGCGAAAAGAATCAAATGTGAGTTTTGCTAAATTCGATAACCTGGATAAACCCGAGTTACTTCATTCCTATGAACTGCGAAAGAATATAGGTGATATTGAAGCTGCTATAAGAAAACTTCTAAATAGAGGTGATGAAAAAGCAACGTGA